Proteins co-encoded in one Arachis stenosperma cultivar V10309 chromosome 7, arast.V10309.gnm1.PFL2, whole genome shotgun sequence genomic window:
- the LOC130941234 gene encoding transcription termination factor MTERF4, chloroplastic, whose product MRVMSISGGTTAPASLFARTEMPILALGYSKLSATALALRLPCNCMRRMRLVTKLKYSVADRTSSASSHVDSPAESRPVSRRRGGGSSLYIRPSLSVMKKDREEMREKVYEFLRGIGIVPDELDGLELPVTVDVMRERIDFLHSLGLTIEDINNYPLVLGCSVKKNMIPVLDYLGKLGVRKSTFTQFLRRYPQVLHASVVVDLVPVIKYLEGMDIKPNDIPCVLERYPEVLGFKLEGTMSTSVAYLVGIGVSRREVGGVLTRYPEILGMRVGRIIKPFVEFLESLGIPRLAVARLIEKKPYILGFGLDEKVKPNVKSLEEFNVRRTLLPSIIAQYPDIIGIDLEPKLANQRSLLNTVLDVDPNDFGRIVEKMPQVVSLTKGPMLKHVDFLKDCGFSLEQMRKMIVGCPQLLALNIDIMKLSFDYFQIDMKRSLEDLVIFPAFFTYGLESTVKPRHKVIAKKGLKCSLSWMLNCSDEKFEQRMEYDTIDMEEMETEPSFDMNSLMQPRNDESGSDYEDYDDSDDD is encoded by the coding sequence ATGAGAGTAATGAGCATTTCTGGAGGCACAACAGCACCGGCTTCTTTGTTTGCTCGTACAGAAATGCCTATTCTAGCTTTAGGTTATTCTAAGTTGAGTGCTACTGCATTGGCACTTCGGTTGCCATGTAACTGCATGAGGAGGATGCGTTTGGTTACAAAGCTTAAGTATTCTGTTGCCGATAGGACATCATCGGCCTCCAGTCATGTGGATTCACCAGCAGAGTCGCGTCCGGTGAGTAGGAGGCGGGGAGGTGGCTCGTCGTTATATATTCGTCCTAGTTTGTCAGTAATGAAGAAGGATAGGGAGGAGATGCGTGAAAAGGTTTATGAGTTTTTGCGGGGAATTGGCATTGTTCCTGATGAGCTAGATGGTCTTGAACTTCCTGTGACAGTTGATGTTATGAGGGAACGCATAGATTTTCTTCACAGTTTAGGACTTACAATTGAAGATATTAACAATTATCCACTTGTTCTTGGCTGCAGTGTCAAGAAGAATATGATTCCGGTGCTCGATTACCTTGGTAAATTGGGAGTCAGGAAATCCACATTCACTCAGTTTTTGAGGAGATACCCACAAGTGCTTCATGCGAGTGTGGTTGTGGATCTTGTGCCGGTGATCAAGTATCTTGAGGGGATGGATATAAAGCCAAATGATATTCCTTGTGTTCTCGAGAGGTACCCTGAAGTGCTAGGATTCAAACTTGAGGGAACCATGAGCACATCAGTTGCTTATTTGGTTGGGATTGGTGTATCCAGAAGAGAAGTTGGAGGGGTCTTAACTAGATATCCAGAGATTTTGGGGATGCGAGTTGGTAGAATCATCAAACCTTTTGTGGAATTTCTGGAAAGCTTGGGGATTCCAAGGTTAGCTGTTGCTAGGTTGATAGAGAAAAAACCTTATATTCTTGGATTTGGGTTAGACGAGAAGGTGAAGCCCAATGTGAAGTCCCTTGAAGAGTTTAATGTCAGGCGAACATTACTTCCCTCTATAATTGCTCAATATCCTGACATAATCGGAATCGACCTAGAACCAAAGCTTGCGAATCAGAGGAGTTTACTCAACACTGTACTTGACGTGGATCCTAATGATTTCGGAAGAATTGTTGAGAAGATGCCGCAGGTAGTTAGCCTCACCAAAGGACCTATGCTGAAACATGTTGATTTTCTTAAGGATTGTGGATTTTCTTTAGAGCAAATGAGGAAGATGATTGTTGGATGCCCTCAACTGCTCGCTTTAAACATCGACATTATGAAACTTAGCTTTGATTACTTCCAAATAGATATGAAAAGGTCATTGGAAGACTTGGTTATTTTCCCAGCATTCTTCACGTATGGTCTGGAGTCAACTGTAAAACCAAGGCATAAGGTGATTGCTAAGAAAGGATTAAAGTGTTCTCTTTCATGGATGCTTAATTGTTCTGATGAGAAGTTTGAGCAACGAATGGAATATGACACTATtgatatggaggagatggaaACTGAACCATCATTTGATATGAATTCACTGATGCAACCAAGGAATGATGAATCGGGTTCTGACTATGAAGATTATGATGATAGTGATGATGATTAA